A genomic segment from Cervus elaphus chromosome 14, mCerEla1.1, whole genome shotgun sequence encodes:
- the ENO1 gene encoding alpha-enolase yields MSILKVHAREIFDSRGNPTVEVDLFTAKGLFRAAVPSGASTGIYEALELRDNDKTRYMGKGVSKAVEHINKTIAPALVSKKLNVVEQEKIDKLMIEMDGTENKSKFGANAILGVSLAVCKAGAVEKGVPLYRHIADLAGNAEVILPVPAFNVINGGSHAGNKLAMQEFMILPVGAENFREAMRIGAEVYHNLKNVIKEKYGKDATNVGDEGGFAPNILENKEALELLKNAIGKAGYSDKVVIGMDVAASEFYRSGKYDLDFKSPDDPNRYITPDELANLYKSFIRDYPVVSIEDPFDQDDWEAWQKFTASAGIQVVGDDLTVTNPKRIAKAVSEKSCNCLLLKVNQIGSVTESLQACKLAQSNGWGVMVSHRSGETEDTFIADLVVGLCTGQIKTGAPCRSERLAKYNQILRIEEELGSKAKFAGRSFRNPLAK; encoded by the exons ATGTCCATCCTCAAGGTCCACGCCAGAGAGATCTTTGACTCTCGTGGGAATCCCACTGTTGAAGTTGATCTCTTCACGGCGAAAG GTCTCTTCAGAGCTGCTGTGCCCAGTGGCGCCTCAACTGGAATCTATGAGGCCCTGGAGCTCCGGGACAATGATAAGACGCGCTACATGGGGAAAG GTGTCTCAAAGGCTGTTGAGCACATCAATAAAACTATTGCGCCTGCCCTGGTTAGCAAG AAGCTGAATGTCGTGGAGCAGGAGAAGATCGACAAGCTGATGATAGAGATGGACGGCACAGAAAATAAGT CCAAGTTTGGTGCAAATGCCATCCTGGGCGTGTCCCTGGCTGTCTGCAAGGCTGGTGCCGTGGAGAAGGGGGTGCCCCTCTACCGCCACATCGCCGACTTGGCTGGCAATGCTGAGGTCATCCTGCCAGTTCCA GCTTTCAACGTCATCAACGGTGGCTCTCACGCTGGCAACAAGCTGGCCATGCAGGAGTTTATGATCCTTCCTGTTGGGGCCGAAAACTTCCGGGAGGCCATGCGCATTGGAGCAGAGGTTTACCACAACCTGAAGAACGTCATCAAGGAGAAATATGGGAAGGACGCCACCAATGTGGGAGACGAGGGCGGCTTTGCCCCCAACATCCTGGAAAACAAAGAAG CCCTGGAGCTGCTGAAGAATGCCATCGGCAAGGCTGGCTATAGTGACAAGGTCGTCATCGGCATGGACGTAGCTGCCTCTGAGTTCTATAGGTCGGGCAAGTATGACCTGGACTTCAAGTCGCCTGATGACCCCAACAGGTACATCACACCCGACGAGCTGGCCAACCTGTACAAGTCCTTCATCAGGGACTACCCAG TGGTGTCTATCGAGGACCCCTTTGACCAGGATGACTGGGAAGCTTGGCAGAAGTTCACTGCCAGCGCGGGGATCCAGGTGGTCGGGGACGACCTCACGGTGACCAACCCCAAGCGGATCGCCAAGGCCGTGAGCGAGAAATCGTGCAACTGCCTCCTGCTCAAAGTGAACCAGATCGGCTCTGTTACCGAGTCCCTGCAGGC GTGCAAGCTGGCCCAATCCAACGGGTGGGGCGTCATGGTGTCACATCGCTCTGGGGAGACTGAGGACACCTTCATTGCTGACCTGGTGGTGGGGCTGTGCACGGGGCAG ATCAAGACTGGTGCCCCATGCCGATCCGAGCGCTTGGCCAAGTACAACCAGATCCTCAG AATTGAAGAGGAACTGGGCAGCAAGGCCAAGTTTGCCGGCAGGAGCTTCAGAAACCCGCTCGCCAAGTAA